The Acidipropionibacterium virtanenii DNA segment GCGGTCGGGGGCTCCGGTGCGTCGGTCTTCGCGTCCTGGGGCTCGCCGCTGGGCAGGGCGTTCCAGTCGTCGAAGTCCCCGGTGACGTCGACGGCCTCTGCATGGGGCGCCCAGACCCGGAAGGCGACCCCGTCGCCGATGAGGATGGCCCCCATCCCCTTGGCGCGGGAGGTGGGATCCATCGGGTTCACCTCGGGCTGGTTCTCCTGCGGGCTGGCGTCGCTGGTCATCGGTGCTCCTGTCCGGGCCGACGGGACGTCTCGACGGTTCTCGCCGCCCGGTGCCCGTGTCGGCTGCTCTGATGGGATCTGCCAGCGATCGTAGCGATCCCGGAGGGAGCGGGGCGACATTCCGCCACGGAACTCCGCGGCGCCCCGGTCCGCGACGATGAGGACCGGCGGCCGGGATCGTGGCGCGCCTGCCGGTGGGCACCGGTCCTGAATCCCGGGATTCGCGGCTAGGCTCGCCGCATGTTCGACTCTGCGCCCCATCTGCCCGCGGCGGACCATCCCGAACTTCTGGGCGAGCCGGTCCGTGAACTCATCTCGCTGCTTCCCGACGCCGAGGTGTTCCGGATCGACCCGGCCCTGTCGGACACCGAGTCCTTGTGCCGCGAGTTCGGCGAACCCGAGTCCACCTGCGGCAACTGCGTCATCGTGCGAGGCCGCCGCGGCGAGATCAGCCGGACCGTCGCCTGCCTGGCGCTGGCCACCACCCGGGTCGACGTCAACAAGCTGGTCCGCAAGCGCCTCGACGTCCGCAAGGCCTCCTTCGCTCCGATGGACGAGGCCACCAGCGAGTCAGGCATGGAGTACGGGGCGATCACCCCGATCGGGTTGCCCCGGGAGTGGCCGATCTGGATCGACCCGGCGGTCGTCGCGGCCGACGAGGTGTGCATCGGCGCGGGGACCCGCTCGGCGAAACTCATCCTTCCTGGAAGGTCCCTGCTGGCCCTGCCGAACGTCGAGGTGGTCGAGGGGCTCGCCGCCTGATTCGCGGCATCCGTCGACGCCGCCCCGATGGCCGTTCGGGCGTCGCGGCTAGTCCAGCGTGGCGGTGGCTGTGACGATCCCGTCGGGTCGTCGGACCGCCAGAGCGCCGTCGTCGCCCTCGCCGAGGGTCATCACTCCCGGTGCCGTGGCCGTGGCGGTGAACCGGTAGGAGAAGGTACGGCCCGTGAAGCTGCGACCCCGGCGGGCGAACTCTCCGGCCAGCCACAGGGCCTGGAGGGGACCGTGGATCACCAGTCCGTCGTGACCGGCGCGGGCGCAGAAGGCCTTGTCCCAGTGGATCCGGTAGGGATTCGCGGTCAATCCCGAGAAGGCGACCAGCATCGGTTCCGTGACGCGGATCTGTCCCGGCGCCAGCGGATCGCGGGCCGGCCCCTGAGACTCCCTGAGGGCGACGTGGGAGGCGCCCGGATGCCGATCGGCACCGCCCTCCGACGACGGCGCGTTCCGGGTGAAGACGTAGTCCTGCTCGTCGATCAGCCGGGTCTCGCCGCGCTGGGTCCACACCGACTCCAGGGTCACGAAGCGCAACGGCCCACGCCGGCCCTGCTTGTCGGCGGTGCTGGACGTCCGGGTGGTGCGCGTCGTCGGGACGTCGAGTTCCAGCGGGGCTTTCGTGACCACCCGGCCACCGGCGAACATCCTTGTCATGCCGGGATTCGGGGTGATCGGGCCGCCGACCGGACAGCCGTCGTCATCGAGCCGGGCGGGGTCGACGGGATCGAGGAGGAGGCACCACTGCCAGCAGGGCGGGACGGTGCTGCCGGAGGTGCTGTTCGGGACGCCGACCGGCCGGGTGACTCCGGCGGCCGGGGGATCACCGCCGAGGAAGGTCGCCAGTGGCTCCAGATCCTCGGTGCGAAGGGCTGCCGAGCGTCGGCTCACTCCGCCAGGCCGTAGAGGCGGTCGCCCGCGTCTCCCAGACCGGGGACGATGTAGCCGTGCTCGTCGAGATGATCGTCGATGGCTGCGACCACCAGGTGGCAGGGCACGCCGAGATCGGCGACCAGCTTGCGGAACTTCTCGACCCCCTCGGGGGCGGCCAGCAGGCACAGGCACGTGATGTGGTCCGCGCCGCGGCGGACCAGGAATTCGACGGCCCCGCCCAGCGAACCGCCGGTGGCCAGCATCGGATCGAGCA contains these protein-coding regions:
- a CDS encoding acyl dehydratase translates to MSRRSAALRTEDLEPLATFLGGDPPAAGVTRPVGVPNSTSGSTVPPCWQWCLLLDPVDPARLDDDGCPVGGPITPNPGMTRMFAGGRVVTKAPLELDVPTTRTTRTSSTADKQGRRGPLRFVTLESVWTQRGETRLIDEQDYVFTRNAPSSEGGADRHPGASHVALRESQGPARDPLAPGQIRVTEPMLVAFSGLTANPYRIHWDKAFCARAGHDGLVIHGPLQALWLAGEFARRGRSFTGRTFSYRFTATATAPGVMTLGEGDDGALAVRRPDGIVTATATLD
- a CDS encoding YbaK/EbsC family protein yields the protein MFDSAPHLPAADHPELLGEPVRELISLLPDAEVFRIDPALSDTESLCREFGEPESTCGNCVIVRGRRGEISRTVACLALATTRVDVNKLVRKRLDVRKASFAPMDEATSESGMEYGAITPIGLPREWPIWIDPAVVAADEVCIGAGTRSAKLILPGRSLLALPNVEVVEGLAA